One segment of Candidatus Manganitrophus noduliformans DNA contains the following:
- a CDS encoding PilZ domain-containing protein: MLTSERKPKVNRRESTRVPFIVLEVKGKYSNKVFLAYAENISQGGLFLSSAQTLKVGDRFPIEFILPDNKTKVRCTCEVAWKKKYDHNGIISEGVGVRFIDLPASQKKIISGWIDKEEKKKRGS; this comes from the coding sequence ATGCTGACTTCTGAACGGAAACCAAAGGTCAACCGGCGGGAATCCACCCGGGTCCCGTTCATCGTTCTCGAGGTCAAGGGAAAGTACTCCAACAAGGTCTTCCTGGCGTATGCCGAGAATATCAGCCAAGGAGGGCTCTTCCTCTCCTCGGCGCAGACGCTGAAGGTGGGGGATCGTTTTCCAATCGAGTTTATCCTTCCCGACAACAAAACGAAGGTTCGCTGCACCTGCGAAGTCGCCTGGAAGAAGAAATACGACCACAACGGAATTATCTCCGAAGGGGTCGGCGTTCGCTTTATCGACCTTCCGGCGAGTCAGAAGAAGATCATCAGCGGCTGGATCGATAAGGAAGAGAAGAAAAAACGTGGTTCATGA
- a CDS encoding DUF4149 domain-containing protein: MEVPIPNFYFMGIQFIHLLALSVWVGGIVAIGLIVAPILFRRIKSRRTAGELMGEILRKFDLLSLFCIAALMITGIIKYWTWENLTPWNLTRYLAILVMSAGGLYSALVVSPKLRSWMASQSSTKVAAVAREGALRPSMVLASSGSAAVQTVEEVETGENPPDFNRLHHLSVRLMSINLICGVVALLMA, from the coding sequence ATGGAAGTTCCGATTCCGAACTTTTACTTCATGGGGATTCAATTCATTCACCTGCTGGCCCTCTCCGTTTGGGTCGGCGGAATCGTGGCGATCGGTTTAATCGTCGCCCCCATTCTTTTCCGGCGGATCAAATCGCGGCGCACCGCGGGCGAACTGATGGGGGAGATTTTGAGGAAGTTCGATCTTCTCTCCCTTTTTTGCATCGCGGCGCTGATGATCACCGGAATCATCAAATATTGGACCTGGGAGAATCTCACCCCCTGGAATCTCACGCGGTATCTTGCCATCCTGGTGATGTCGGCGGGGGGGCTTTACTCGGCCCTGGTCGTCTCGCCGAAACTTCGCAGTTGGATGGCCTCCCAGTCGTCGACCAAAGTCGCCGCCGTCGCCCGAGAGGGGGCGTTGCGCCCCTCGATGGTTCTGGCCTCTTCCGGTTCGGCCGCCGTCCAAACGGTGGAAGAGGTGGAAACCGGGGAGAATCCTCCCGACTTTAATCGGCTTCATCATTTATCGGTTCGCCTGATGAGCATTAATCTGATTTGCGGCGTGGTAGCCCTTCTGATGGCATGA